From Sphingopyxis sp. MWB1, a single genomic window includes:
- the purB gene encoding adenylosuccinate lyase gives MVPRYARPEMTAIWSAENRFRIWFEIEAHATEALAELGTVPKSAAKALWDWWATNPTIDVAAIDAIEAVTKHDVIAFLTWVAENVGEEARFMHQGMTSSDVLDTCLAVQLSQAADILLADLDVLLATIERRAREHKLTPTIGRSHGIHAEPVTFGLKLAQAYAEFARCKERLVAARAEVATCAISGAVGTFANIDPRVEAYVAEKLGLSIEPVSTQVIPRDRHAMFFATLGVVAGSIERLATEVRHLQRTEVLEAEEYFSPGQKGSSAMPHKRNPVLTENLTGLARMVRSAVVPALENVALWHERDISHSSVERFIGPDATITLDFALGRLTGVVDKLVVYPERMQKNLDRMGGLVHSQRVLLALTQAGASREDSYRLVQRNAMKVWDSDGQLSLLDLLKADPDVTARLSNEQLTELFDLGYHMKHVDTIFARVFGAA, from the coding sequence ATGGTCCCCCGTTACGCCCGGCCGGAGATGACTGCGATCTGGTCGGCGGAAAACCGCTTCCGCATCTGGTTTGAAATCGAAGCCCATGCCACCGAAGCGCTGGCGGAGCTGGGGACGGTGCCGAAATCGGCGGCGAAGGCACTGTGGGACTGGTGGGCGACCAACCCCACGATCGATGTCGCGGCAATAGATGCGATTGAAGCGGTCACCAAACATGATGTGATCGCCTTTCTGACGTGGGTTGCCGAAAATGTCGGCGAGGAAGCGCGCTTCATGCACCAAGGCATGACGTCGAGCGACGTGCTCGACACCTGTCTTGCGGTGCAGCTCAGCCAGGCGGCGGACATATTGCTCGCCGATCTCGACGTGCTGCTGGCGACGATCGAGCGCCGCGCGCGCGAGCACAAGCTGACCCCGACCATCGGGCGCAGCCATGGGATTCATGCGGAGCCGGTGACCTTTGGCCTGAAACTGGCGCAGGCTTATGCCGAATTTGCCCGGTGCAAGGAGCGGCTTGTGGCCGCGCGCGCCGAAGTCGCCACTTGCGCCATTTCGGGCGCGGTCGGCACCTTTGCCAATATCGACCCGCGCGTCGAAGCCTATGTCGCCGAAAAGCTGGGGCTCTCCATCGAGCCGGTGTCGACACAGGTCATCCCGCGCGACCGCCATGCCATGTTCTTTGCGACGCTGGGCGTTGTCGCCGGGTCGATCGAACGGCTGGCGACCGAAGTGCGCCATTTGCAGCGCACCGAAGTGCTGGAGGCCGAGGAATATTTCTCGCCGGGGCAAAAGGGCAGCTCGGCGATGCCGCACAAGCGCAACCCCGTGTTGACCGAGAACCTCACCGGCCTTGCGCGCATGGTGCGCAGCGCCGTGGTTCCGGCGCTGGAGAATGTCGCGCTGTGGCACGAGCGGGACATCAGCCATTCCTCGGTCGAGCGCTTTATCGGGCCCGATGCAACGATCACGCTGGATTTCGCGCTGGGCCGCCTGACGGGCGTCGTCGACAAGCTGGTCGTCTATCCCGAGCGGATGCAGAAGAATCTCGACCGCATGGGCGGACTGGTCCATTCGCAGCGCGTCCTGCTTGCACTGACGCAGGCGGGAGCGAGCCGCGAGGACAGCTATCGCCTCGTCCAGCGCAATGCGATGAAGGTATGGGACAGCGATGGGCAGCTTTCGCTGCTCGATCTGCTCAAGGCCGATCCCGATGTCACGGCGCGGCTGTCGAACGAACAGCTTACCGAGTTGTTCGATCTCGGCTATCATATGAAACATGTCGATACCATCTTCGCCCGCGTATTCGGCGCGGCGTAG
- a CDS encoding lipopolysaccharide assembly protein LapA domain-containing protein has protein sequence MGMVRTIIWVLLTVILVVFAMANWTPVTVTVWPDYVLDTKLPVVILGSFLVGSLPMWIALRTSRWSLKRRLDHSEKQLADLRAMANRPVEPAPVTAAPAPATVADPAPVNDIPPSPLDNPPPLGNR, from the coding sequence ATGGGCATGGTAAGAACGATTATCTGGGTCTTGCTGACCGTCATTCTGGTGGTGTTCGCCATGGCGAACTGGACCCCCGTGACGGTGACGGTCTGGCCCGATTACGTGCTCGACACCAAATTGCCGGTCGTCATTCTGGGATCCTTTCTGGTGGGCAGCCTGCCGATGTGGATTGCGCTGCGCACTTCGCGTTGGTCGCTGAAACGGCGGCTGGACCATAGCGAGAAGCAGCTTGCCGATCTGCGCGCCATGGCCAATCGCCCAGTCGAGCCCGCACCGGTGACAGCGGCGCCCGCGCCGGCGACTGTTGCCGATCCGGCCCCGGTCAATGACATTCCCCCTTCCCCGCTCGACAACCCGCCGCCGCTCGGCAACCGATGA
- the pyrF gene encoding orotidine-5'-phosphate decarboxylase: protein MTSPLYLAIDTPHLDAAHTLAQKVRHHVGGLKLGLEFFCANGHHGVHEMAKLGLPIFLDLKLHDIPNTVAKAIQALRPLEPAILTVHAGGGRAMMEEAKAAAGANTKVVGVTMLTSLDAPDLADIGVGDSPHEQVMRLAALARTSGLDGIVCSGKEVKAAHAAWPDGFFVVPGVRPADGKAGDQKRIVTPAQARDDGASVIVIGRPISQSADPDQAARAIEATL from the coding sequence ATGACTTCGCCGCTTTATCTTGCCATCGACACCCCGCACCTTGATGCGGCGCATACGCTGGCGCAGAAGGTTCGCCATCATGTCGGCGGGCTGAAACTGGGGCTCGAATTTTTCTGCGCCAATGGCCATCATGGCGTGCATGAAATGGCGAAGCTGGGCCTACCCATTTTCCTCGACCTGAAATTGCACGATATTCCCAATACGGTGGCCAAAGCCATTCAGGCACTGCGCCCGCTGGAACCAGCGATATTGACCGTCCACGCCGGGGGTGGGCGCGCGATGATGGAGGAAGCGAAAGCTGCCGCCGGGGCGAATACCAAGGTCGTCGGCGTCACCATGCTGACGAGCCTTGATGCCCCTGACCTCGCCGATATCGGTGTCGGGGACAGCCCGCATGAGCAGGTGATGCGGCTCGCCGCGCTCGCCCGCACGTCGGGGCTGGATGGCATCGTCTGTTCAGGCAAGGAAGTGAAAGCTGCCCATGCAGCATGGCCGGACGGCTTTTTCGTTGTGCCCGGCGTGCGTCCGGCGGATGGAAAGGCCGGGGACCAGAAGCGCATTGTCACGCCTGCACAGGCGCGGGATGATGGCGCCTCGGTGATCGTGATCGGCCGCCCGATCAGCCAGTCGGCCGATCCCGACCAGGCCGCGCGGGCAATCGAAGCGACGCTTTAA
- a CDS encoding phosphoribosylanthranilate isomerase produces MSPLVKICGITTPEAIDAAVTCGATHIGLVHFEPSKRHVDLKKAAALREHARGRIKVALLLVNASQHLTGQALNLVRPDVIQFHGAETPEWLAAVKQLVPAEVWKAVGLKDAGTLERMKKYQGIADRILFDAPAQALPGGNGTRFDWSLLAGHSHVMDWGIAGGLTIDNVGQAVAETGAPLVDVSSGVESAPGVKDMDMIAAFLKAAGR; encoded by the coding sequence ATGTCCCCCCTCGTAAAAATCTGCGGTATCACCACCCCCGAGGCCATTGATGCTGCCGTCACCTGCGGCGCGACCCATATCGGCCTTGTCCATTTCGAGCCGAGCAAGCGCCATGTCGACCTAAAAAAAGCCGCGGCACTGCGCGAACATGCGCGCGGACGGATCAAGGTCGCGCTGCTTCTGGTCAATGCGTCGCAGCATCTGACCGGACAAGCGCTCAACCTTGTGCGCCCGGATGTCATCCAGTTTCATGGCGCCGAAACGCCCGAATGGCTGGCCGCGGTGAAGCAACTTGTCCCCGCTGAAGTGTGGAAAGCCGTGGGGTTGAAAGATGCCGGTACGCTGGAACGAATGAAGAAATATCAGGGGATTGCCGACCGCATCCTGTTCGACGCGCCCGCACAGGCGCTGCCGGGCGGCAATGGCACACGCTTTGACTGGTCGCTGCTGGCGGGACACAGCCACGTCATGGATTGGGGCATCGCGGGCGGGCTGACCATTGACAATGTGGGTCAGGCAGTGGCCGAGACCGGGGCGCCGCTCGTCGATGTTTCATCGGGCGTGGAAAGCGCGCCGGGCGTCAAGGATATGGACATGATCGCGGCTTTCCTTAAAGCGGCGGGACGATGA
- the trpB gene encoding tryptophan synthase subunit beta, translating into MTKIPNSLRSGPDERGHFGDFGGRYVAETLMPLILDLEREYRTARQDNEFRAEFERLLRHYVGRPSPLWLAERLTEEVRANAEKGFGAKIYLKREDLNHTGAHKINNCIGQILLAKRMGKQKIIAETGAGQHGVATATVAALFGLPCTIFMGAVDAARQQPNVFRMKLLGAEVVEVESGAKTLKDAMNEALRHWVANVHDTFYIIGTVAGPHPYPQLVRDFQSVIGEEARAQILEAEGRLPDMLIAPVGGGSNAIGLFHPFLDDKGVELVGVEAAGEGLGKKHAASLAGGKPGILHGNKTYLLQDEDGQITEAHSISAGLDYPGIGPEHSWLHDIGRARYEPVTDEEALASFQKLTRLEGIIPALESAHAIAAAERIAPTLGKDKIIIVNCSGRGDKDIFTVAEALGETL; encoded by the coding sequence ATGACCAAAATACCCAACAGCCTTCGCAGCGGCCCCGATGAGCGGGGCCATTTTGGTGATTTTGGCGGACGTTATGTCGCCGAAACGCTGATGCCGCTGATCCTCGACCTCGAGCGCGAATATCGTACGGCGCGGCAGGATAATGAATTTCGCGCCGAGTTCGAACGCCTGCTCCGCCATTATGTCGGACGGCCCAGCCCGCTGTGGCTCGCCGAGCGGCTGACCGAAGAGGTGCGCGCGAACGCCGAGAAAGGCTTTGGCGCCAAAATCTATCTGAAGCGCGAAGATCTCAATCATACGGGCGCGCACAAGATCAACAATTGCATCGGCCAGATCCTGCTCGCGAAGCGGATGGGCAAGCAGAAGATCATCGCCGAAACCGGCGCGGGCCAGCATGGCGTGGCGACCGCGACGGTGGCCGCGCTGTTCGGCCTGCCCTGCACCATTTTCATGGGCGCGGTCGATGCCGCGCGGCAGCAGCCCAATGTGTTTCGCATGAAACTGCTCGGCGCCGAGGTGGTCGAGGTGGAGTCGGGCGCCAAGACGCTGAAAGATGCGATGAACGAGGCGCTTCGGCACTGGGTCGCCAATGTGCACGACACCTTCTATATCATCGGCACGGTCGCGGGACCGCACCCCTATCCGCAGCTTGTCCGCGATTTTCAGTCGGTGATCGGCGAAGAGGCGCGCGCGCAGATATTGGAGGCCGAGGGGCGCTTGCCCGATATGCTGATCGCACCGGTTGGTGGCGGGTCAAATGCGATCGGGCTGTTCCACCCCTTCCTCGACGACAAAGGTGTCGAACTTGTCGGCGTCGAAGCAGCGGGCGAAGGGCTGGGCAAGAAGCACGCCGCCAGCCTTGCGGGCGGGAAGCCCGGTATCTTGCATGGCAACAAGACCTATCTGCTGCAGGATGAGGACGGCCAGATCACCGAGGCGCACAGCATTTCGGCGGGGCTCGACTATCCCGGCATCGGGCCGGAGCATAGCTGGCTCCATGATATCGGCCGCGCGCGCTATGAACCTGTGACCGATGAAGAGGCGCTTGCCAGCTTCCAGAAGCTGACCCGGCTGGAGGGCATTATTCCCGCGCTGGAAAGCGCCCATGCCATCGCCGCCGCCGAACGCATTGCCCCGACACTGGGCAAGGACAAGATCATCATCGTCAATTGTTCAGGGCGCGGCGACAAGGATATCTTCACCGTTGCCGAAGCGCTGGGAGAGACCCTTTGA
- the trpA gene encoding tryptophan synthase subunit alpha, which yields MIRFSAAFDRGPALITFITGGDGDTGANLDALVAGGADIIEIGMPFTDPMADGPAIQAANLRSLAKGTRTADIFAIVASFRERHPEVPLVLMGYANPMTARGADWFAAECARAGVDGVICVDIPAEEDPELGPALREAGIAPIRLATPTTDAARLPDVLNGAGGFLYYISVAGITGLQQAAQASIEEAVTRLKAATDLPVAVGFGVRSPDQAAAIARVADGVIVGSALVDIIAEHGEGAPPHLENFTRSLADAIHGAKEKMG from the coding sequence ATGATCCGCTTTTCCGCCGCATTTGACCGGGGCCCGGCGCTCATCACCTTCATCACCGGGGGCGACGGCGACACCGGCGCCAATCTCGACGCCCTCGTGGCGGGCGGCGCCGATATCATCGAGATCGGCATGCCCTTTACCGACCCGATGGCGGACGGTCCCGCCATTCAGGCCGCCAATCTCCGCAGCCTCGCCAAAGGGACGCGCACAGCCGATATTTTCGCCATCGTTGCCAGCTTTCGCGAACGACATCCGGAGGTGCCGCTGGTGCTGATGGGCTACGCCAATCCCATGACGGCGCGCGGCGCCGACTGGTTTGCCGCCGAATGCGCCAGGGCGGGTGTGGACGGGGTCATCTGCGTCGATATTCCGGCGGAGGAAGACCCCGAACTGGGCCCCGCGCTGCGCGAGGCCGGCATTGCGCCGATCCGGCTGGCCACGCCGACCACCGATGCCGCGCGGCTGCCCGATGTGCTGAACGGCGCAGGCGGCTTTCTCTATTATATTTCGGTCGCAGGCATCACCGGGCTGCAACAGGCCGCCCAGGCGAGTATCGAGGAAGCGGTTACGCGCCTCAAGGCCGCGACCGATTTGCCCGTCGCCGTTGGCTTTGGCGTTCGCAGCCCCGATCAGGCCGCCGCCATCGCCCGCGTTGCCGATGGGGTGATCGTCGGTTCGGCGCTCGTCGATATCATCGCCGAACATGGCGAAGGCGCCCCGCCCCATCTGGAAAACTTCACCCGCTCGCTCGCCGATGCTATTCACGGCGCAAAGGAGAAAATGGGATGA
- the accD gene encoding acetyl-CoA carboxylase, carboxyltransferase subunit beta, producing the protein MSWIDRVRNALSFTAKRDTADNLWHKCRNCQQMVFVKEWEDNLNVCPRCDHHDRVGATERFAQLFDGGIHDLLPAPAAPEDPLKFRDTKKYVDRIKAARTQTGDRDAYQNAFGRIDGKPAVIGVQDFAFMGGSMGVAVGEAFVAGVEQAIKRGCPYIAITAAGGARMQEGTLSLMQMPRATVALARLRRAGLPYIVLLTDPTTGGVTASYAMLGDVQIAEPNALIGFAGQRVIENTIREKLPEGFQRAEYLLDHGMIDMVVHRKDLPETLGRLIGYMAPEKAA; encoded by the coding sequence ATGAGCTGGATCGACCGCGTTCGCAACGCTTTGTCCTTCACGGCCAAGCGCGATACTGCCGACAATCTTTGGCACAAATGCCGCAACTGCCAGCAGATGGTCTTCGTCAAGGAATGGGAAGATAATCTGAATGTCTGCCCGCGCTGCGACCATCATGACCGCGTCGGCGCCACGGAACGTTTCGCGCAGCTTTTCGACGGCGGCATCCATGACCTGCTGCCCGCGCCCGCGGCGCCCGAAGATCCGCTGAAGTTTCGCGACACGAAAAAATATGTCGATCGCATCAAGGCTGCGCGCACGCAAACCGGCGATCGCGACGCCTATCAGAACGCCTTTGGCCGGATCGACGGCAAGCCCGCCGTGATCGGCGTGCAGGATTTCGCCTTCATGGGCGGCTCGATGGGCGTCGCCGTTGGCGAAGCCTTTGTCGCCGGGGTGGAGCAGGCGATCAAGCGCGGCTGCCCCTATATCGCCATCACCGCCGCGGGCGGCGCGCGTATGCAGGAAGGCACGCTGTCGCTGATGCAGATGCCGCGCGCGACCGTGGCGCTGGCGCGGCTGCGCCGGGCGGGCTTGCCCTATATCGTGCTGCTGACCGATCCGACGACGGGCGGGGTCACCGCCAGCTATGCCATGCTGGGCGATGTGCAGATTGCCGAGCCCAATGCGCTGATCGGCTTTGCGGGCCAGCGGGTGATCGAGAATACGATTCGCGAAAAGCTGCCCGAAGGGTTTCAGCGCGCCGAATATCTGCTCGACCATGGCATGATCGACATGGTGGTGCATCGCAAGGATCTGCCCGAAACGCTGGGCCGGTTGATCGGCTATATGGCGCCCGAAAAGGCGGCGTAA
- a CDS encoding bifunctional folylpolyglutamate synthase/dihydrofolate synthase, with product MPDHAHSSDPAVQAQLDRLAALSPGRDILGLERIAELCARLGNPQEHLPRTFHVAGTNGKGSTCTFLRAMLEAEGRRVHCYTSPHLVRFNERIRLAGALIDDAMLAALLAEVLDIAADLRASFFEVTTAAALLAFSRIPADDCIIEVGLGGRLDATNIIPAPAVCGIASLGIDHEAFLLSPEAGTPTDPAQRIAWEKAGIVKPGAALATLGYAEPVMEVIAERAAQAGVTPFAEGRHWWVEPDDGGFCWKSGSRSLPSLPRPAMAGMHQMRNAGLAIAMLDLAEPRRDSEAVASGIANAFWPARLQKLAPGPLSALLPANTDLWLDGAHNADAGREIARYFADDARRIHLVSGMLANKHPDAILTPLQSRLASITVVPVPGHDHHGAATFGPDARDAGSVEEALAALAVDPAREIVLIAGSLYLAGVVLAANGEVPD from the coding sequence ATGCCCGATCACGCCCACTCGTCCGATCCCGCCGTTCAGGCCCAGCTCGACCGCCTCGCGGCGCTGTCGCCCGGGCGCGACATATTGGGGCTGGAGCGAATAGCCGAGCTGTGCGCGCGGCTGGGCAATCCGCAGGAGCATCTGCCGCGCACCTTTCATGTCGCCGGCACCAATGGCAAGGGATCGACCTGCACTTTCCTGCGCGCCATGCTGGAAGCGGAGGGGCGCCGTGTTCATTGCTATACCAGCCCGCATCTGGTGCGGTTTAACGAGCGGATTCGCCTCGCGGGCGCGCTGATCGACGATGCCATGCTTGCTGCCTTGCTAGCCGAAGTGCTCGACATCGCGGCCGATCTGCGGGCGAGTTTCTTTGAAGTCACCACCGCCGCCGCGCTGCTCGCCTTTTCCCGCATCCCCGCCGATGATTGTATCATCGAGGTGGGCCTTGGCGGTCGGCTCGATGCGACAAACATCATCCCCGCGCCTGCCGTCTGCGGCATTGCCTCGCTGGGGATCGACCATGAGGCCTTTTTGCTCTCGCCCGAGGCCGGAACGCCCACCGATCCCGCGCAGCGTATCGCATGGGAAAAGGCAGGGATCGTCAAGCCCGGGGCCGCACTCGCCACGCTGGGCTATGCGGAGCCGGTGATGGAGGTCATTGCCGAGCGGGCAGCACAGGCGGGCGTCACGCCCTTTGCCGAAGGGCGGCATTGGTGGGTTGAACCCGACGACGGCGGCTTTTGCTGGAAATCCGGGTCGCGCAGCCTGCCTTCGCTTCCTCGCCCGGCCATGGCGGGGATGCATCAGATGCGGAACGCCGGGCTCGCCATCGCCATGCTGGACCTGGCCGAGCCGCGTCGGGACAGCGAGGCAGTGGCTTCCGGCATTGCCAATGCCTTCTGGCCCGCTCGCCTGCAAAAGCTGGCCCCCGGTCCCCTCTCGGCCCTGCTGCCCGCGAACACTGACCTATGGCTCGACGGCGCGCATAATGCCGATGCGGGGCGGGAAATCGCCCGATATTTCGCTGACGATGCGCGCCGCATTCACCTCGTCAGCGGAATGCTCGCCAACAAGCATCCCGACGCTATCCTCACGCCGCTGCAATCACGGCTGGCGAGTATTACGGTCGTTCCGGTTCCGGGGCATGACCATCATGGCGCCGCCACCTTTGGCCCGGACGCCCGCGACGCGGGTAGCGTGGAAGAGGCCCTTGCTGCGCTTGCCGTAGATCCGGCGCGGGAAATCGTGCTGATCGCCGGGTCGCTCTATCTCGCCGGCGTTGTGCTGGCGGCCAATGGGGAAGTGCCCGACTGA